TTTTAATAGCAGTTTGTGGACGTGAAGGATCACTCCATTCGATGTGATACTTCTTACCAGCTGGCTTGTCTATACGTTGATAAGTATGCGCGCCGAAATAATCACGCTGCCCTTGCAGCAAATTAGCGGGTAACACAGCAGTACGATATGAATCGTAGTAGCTCAACGCCGACATCATCGATGGGCACGGCACTCCAGCTAGCGTTGCTTGTGCTATTGATTCACGCCAGTCTGCTTGGTATTGAGTGATTTGCTCTGCAAAATACGGATCCATAAGCAGGTTGGCCAAGTCTTCATTGTTTTCGTACGCTTTAGAGATCGACTGAAGAAATACGGCGCGAATAATACAACCAGCGCGCCAAATTTTTGCGATTTCACCAAACTCCAACGTCCAGCCGTGCTCTTTGCCTGCCATTGCCATAAGCTGGAAACCTTGAGCATAGGCACAAATTTTAGAGCAGTATAACGCTTGTTCAAGCTTGTTAATGATAGACATTTTCTGTTCATCATTGAACACTGGGGCATCAGGACCAGCTAGTACTTTGCTTGCCGCTATGCGCTCCTCTTTTAAACTTGAGATGCTACGAGCAAATACAGCAGAGGTAATGGTTTGCGCAGGGCTACCAACTTGAAGCGCACTCACTGCGGTCCACAGCCCTGTGCCTTTCTGCCCGGCTCTATCGAGAATAACATCAACAAGGGGCTGCTTGGTTTCTGGATCAAGTTGCTCAAGAACTTCGGCGCTAATTTCCATTAGGTAGCTATTTAGTTTGCCTTCATTCCAACGACGGAAAACTTCAGCTATTTCAGCAGGCGCCATGTGTAATGCTTGGCGCATTACGTGGTACGTTTCACAAATAAGCTGCATGTCAGCATATTCAATGCCGTTGTGTACCATTTTCACATAGTGTCCCGCACCAACAGGCCCTATGTATGTTGCACATGCCTCGCCTTCTAACACCGGCTTTCCTGGTGTGTGACTTTCTAAAGGTTTGCCTGTTTCAGGATCAACTTTAGCGGCAATTGACTTTAAAACGGGTTCAATGCGTGTCCAGGCATACGGGTTGCCCGACGGCATTAATGAAGGACCGAAACGTGCACCTACTTCGCCACCCGAAACAGCGGTAGAGAAGAAAATAAACTTACCCTTATATTGCTCTTCACGTGCAACAGAGTCTGTCCATAAGCTGTTGCCGGTATCTACGACAATGTCATCAGCGTGAATGCCCGCATCAATTAGGTGGTTGCAAACATGATCTACCGGGTCGCCCGCTGGCACAGAAATAATGATAAGATGAGGGGCTTTTAATTTGCTCAAAAGCTCGGTGTAAGAACTGCAGCCTTCAACGCGAGGCTCAGTGTCCTCACCTCTTTCACTTGCGTCTTTTGCTAGAATGGATTCAACTTTGTTTTGATCTAAATCGAAACACGCTACGCGGTATCCGTGATCAACGAGGTTCATGGTTAGGTTGCTACCCATCACCCCCAAACCGATAAAACCAATGTCGCACGCATTATCATCGTGCGAATTACCACCTTTATTTTGCATAGGAACACCCTCACATTTCAGATGGGAGCGCATGATACCACCTGAACTAATAAAGAACAGCCAAACATCAACAATTTAGTACG
The DNA window shown above is from Alteromonas sp. KC3 and carries:
- the gndA gene encoding NADP-dependent phosphogluconate dehydrogenase — translated: MQNKGGNSHDDNACDIGFIGLGVMGSNLTMNLVDHGYRVACFDLDQNKVESILAKDASERGEDTEPRVEGCSSYTELLSKLKAPHLIIISVPAGDPVDHVCNHLIDAGIHADDIVVDTGNSLWTDSVAREEQYKGKFIFFSTAVSGGEVGARFGPSLMPSGNPYAWTRIEPVLKSIAAKVDPETGKPLESHTPGKPVLEGEACATYIGPVGAGHYVKMVHNGIEYADMQLICETYHVMRQALHMAPAEIAEVFRRWNEGKLNSYLMEISAEVLEQLDPETKQPLVDVILDRAGQKGTGLWTAVSALQVGSPAQTITSAVFARSISSLKEERIAASKVLAGPDAPVFNDEQKMSIINKLEQALYCSKICAYAQGFQLMAMAGKEHGWTLEFGEIAKIWRAGCIIRAVFLQSISKAYENNEDLANLLMDPYFAEQITQYQADWRESIAQATLAGVPCPSMMSALSYYDSYRTAVLPANLLQGQRDYFGAHTYQRIDKPAGKKYHIEWSDPSRPQTAIKK